A part of Anastrepha obliqua isolate idAnaObli1 unplaced genomic scaffold, idAnaObli1_1.0 ptg000023l, whole genome shotgun sequence genomic DNA contains:
- the LOC129251463 gene encoding piggyBac transposable element-derived protein 4-like, which produces MFQRDRNICRWLEESDSDAEDQRDEPELPNEDCSDVEDVPLDHVIESECQSDSEIDVDELCENNDDGDVPVDDQSSDDDVPLARYRNYFGKNRFRWSSQPPVSRSRTLQHNIIHQPPGLKRNFRDVLNRNTKPSDIWQLFFIDDMLEEIVKYTNEKIIKIRPNYQNQTCVHDLDVMELKALIGMLYYTAIFKENHTHYTCWYSTDGTGREIYRCIMSKNRFEILLNCLRFDDASTRDERRSTDKAAPISQLFGKLIQNCKEVCSIGGYACIDEMLVAFRGRCGFKMYMPKKPNKYGLKIMCMTDARNGYLVDGYIYLGKDSDSQGLPDEYQRLNKPTQSVLRLIASIEGTHRNVTTDNWFTSVELMKILKQKQLTLVGTLKKNKREIPPQFLPSRHRDVGSSIFGFTSDATLVSYVPKQNKSVLVLSSMHHMPTIDPQKQKPEMITFYNSTKGGVDTLDQKCAIYSTSRRIQRWPMAVFYRMLDVSAANSYIISNMNQAQRKVPRLNFMKQLAKELIEPHLRRRVNQFGLQRDLQNAIRRVLKIDEEPRSFSAGSSDKLETRKTCSTCDPKKNAKHSICVFSAKIQKMCISCRDKL; this is translated from the coding sequence ATGTTTCAACGTGATCGAAATATCTGTAGATGGTTAGAAGAGAGTGACTCAGATGCTGAGGATCAAAGGGACGAGCCGGAATTGCCAAATGAAGACTGCAGTGACGTAGAAGATGTACCTTTAGACCACGTGATTGAAAGTGAGTGTCAATCAGACTCTGAAATTGATGTTGACGAGTTATGTGAAAataatgatgatggtgatgtGCCAGTTGATGATCAATCTTCAGATGACGATGTTCCATTGGCAAGATACCGGAACTATTTCGGAAAAAATCGGTTCCGTTGGTCGAGCCAACCTCCAGTTTCGCGATCGAGGACTTTGCAACACAACATCATTCATCAACCTCCAGGATTGAAAAGGAACTTCAGAGATGTTTTGAACAGAAATACAAAACCATCCGATATTTGGCAGTTATTTTTCATTGATGATATGTTAGAAGAAATTGTTAAGTatacaaacgaaaaaattatcaagATAAGACCAAACTATCAAAATCAGACATGTGTTCATGACCTCGACGTAATGGAGCTAAAAGCTTTGATCGGTATGTTGTACTATACcgcaattttcaaagaaaaccaCACACATTACACATGTTGGTACAGCACAGATGGCACAGGAAGAGAGATTTATCGTTGTATAATGAGCAAGAACAGGTTTGAAATACTGCTGAATTGCCTTCGATTTGATGATGCGAGCACCAGAGATGAACGCCGTAGCACTGACAAAGCTGCACCTATATCTCAGCTGTTTGGTAAGCTGATACAAAACTGCAAAGAAGTTTGTTCAATTGGCGGTTACGCTTGTATTGACGAGATGTTGGTGGCTTTCCGTGGGAGATGCGGCTTCAAAATGTACATGCCGAAAAAACCCAACAAATATGGATTAAAAATTATGTGCATGACTGACGCCAGAAATGGATATCTTGTTGATGGCTACATATACTTGGGAAAAGACTCAGATAGCCAAGGCTTGCCCGATGAATACCAACGACTGAACAAACCCACGCAATCAGTTTTGCGACTGATTGCATCGATTGAAGGAACCCACAGAAATGTTACGACTGATAACTGGTTCACTTCAGTAGAGCTAATGAAAATCCTGAAGCAAAAACAGCTGACACTTGTAGGgacccttaaaaaaaataaaagggaaaTACCTCCCCAATTTCTACCTAGCCGTCACCGAGACGTTGGCTCTTCGATTTTTGGATTTACGTCAGATGCAACATTGGTGTCTTATGTaccaaagcaaaacaaatccgTGCTTGTTCTCTCCAGCATGCATCACATGCCAACCATTGatccacaaaaacaaaagccagAAATGATCACTTTCTATAATAGCACCAAAGGAGGCGTCGATACATTAGATCAGAAATGTGCCATTTATTCAACTTCTCGACGCATACAGCGCTGGCCAATGGCAGTGTTCTACAGAATGCTGGATGTATCTGCGGCAAATTCATACATCATCAGCAACATGAACCAAGCTCAGAGAAAGGTGCCCAGACTGAATTTCATGAAACAACTGGCTAAAGAACTTATCGAACCTCATTTGAGACGTCGAGTGAACCAGTTTGGATTGCAGAGGGATCTTCAGAATGCTATTCGCCGGGTTCTCAAAATAGATGAAGAACCAAGATCATTTTCGGCAGGCAGCTCTGATAAATTAGAAACACGCAAAACTTGCTCAACGTGTGAcccaaaaaaaaacgcaaaacattCCATTTGTGTTTTCAgtgcaaaaatccaaaaaatgtgtataagcTGCCGCGACAAATTGTAA